Proteins co-encoded in one Apodemus sylvaticus chromosome 6, mApoSyl1.1, whole genome shotgun sequence genomic window:
- the LOC127687982 gene encoding glyceraldehyde-3-phosphate dehydrogenase-like: MKPQAPALPCSRDSLNFCAVSVSSHRHYCKGWSEQICLYWAPECSASIKVEIVDINDPFIDLNYMVYMFQYDATHGKFNSTVKAENGKLVINRKAITILHEQDPNIKCGDAGAKYIVKSTGVFTIMKNARGHLNGGTKMVIISTSSANVFDVHIITATQKTVNGPTGKLWYDDCEAVQNIIPSSTGAAKAVGEVIPELSGKFTAIAFCVPTHNVSIVDLTCCLKKPTKYDDIKKVVKQASEGSLKDILGYTEDQVVSCDFNSNSHSSTFYAGACTALNDSCVKLISWYDNGFGYRNMVVDLMAT; encoded by the exons ATGAAACCCCAAGCTCCTGCTCTTCCCTGTTCCAGAGATAGCCTCAACTTCTGTGCAGTGTCAGTCTCATCCCATAGACACTACTGTAAAGGTTGGAGTGAACAGATTTGTCTGTATTGGGCACCTGAGTGCTCTGCATCTATCAAAGTGGAAATTGTCGACATCAATGACCCCTTTATTGACCTCAACTACATGGTCTACATGTTCCAATATGATGCTACCCATGGCAAGTTCAACAGTACAGTgaaggctgagaatgggaagcttgtCATCAACAGGAAGGCCATTACCATCCTCCATGAACAAGATCCTAACATCAAATGTGGTGATGCTGGTGCTAAATATATTGTGAAATCTACTGGTGTCTTCACCATCATGAAGAATGCCAGGGGCCACTTGAACGGTGGGACCAAAATGGTCATCATCTCCACCTCTTCTGCCAATGTTTTTGATG TCCATATCATAactgccactcagaagactgtgAATGGCCCCACTGGAAAGCTGTGGTATGATGACTGTGAGGCTGTCCAGAACATCATCCCTTcatccactggtgctgccaaggctgtgggcGAGGTCATTCCAGAGCTGAGTGGGAAATTCACGGCCATAGCCTTCTGTGTTCCTACCCATAATGTATCTATTGTGGATCTGACATGCTGCCTGAAGAAACCTAccaagtatgatgacatcaagaaggtggTGAAGCAGGCATCAGAGGGTTCACTAaaggacatcctgggctacactgaggaccaggttgtctcctgTGACTTTAACAGTAACTCCCACTCCTCTACTTTTTATGCTGGGGCTTGTACTGCTCTCAATGATAGCTGTGTAAAGCTTATCTCCTGGTATGACAATGGATTTGGCTACAGAAACATGGTGGTGGACCTCATGGCTACATGA